A section of the Novipirellula caenicola genome encodes:
- a CDS encoding sigma-70 family RNA polymerase sigma factor, translating to MPDSSMPDSSDSADQTPIDTSDPAIVARYEPYLRMLARVQMRRALQAKIGESDIVQQTMLQAVQAIDQFRGTGEAEFRGWLRQILARHLCHLDRDFHRDKRDVRREQSMQQQLAKSSMRLEALLAGDGPTPSQNVAFGENVVRIAVAIEQLPEAQREAIRLHYIEGMKLSEVAAQLDKSSGAIAGLLHRGMKALREQLGES from the coding sequence ATGCCAGACTCATCGATGCCGGACTCATCGGACTCCGCAGACCAAACACCGATCGACACCTCCGATCCGGCGATCGTCGCTCGCTATGAACCGTACCTTCGCATGCTTGCGCGAGTGCAGATGCGGCGGGCGCTGCAGGCCAAAATCGGGGAATCCGACATTGTCCAGCAAACGATGCTGCAAGCGGTCCAGGCAATCGATCAATTCCGAGGCACCGGCGAAGCAGAGTTTCGCGGCTGGCTTCGACAAATCCTTGCCCGTCACCTTTGCCATCTCGATCGTGATTTCCATCGCGACAAACGAGACGTTCGACGCGAACAATCGATGCAGCAACAATTGGCCAAGTCATCGATGCGGCTCGAAGCACTGTTGGCAGGCGACGGTCCCACGCCGAGCCAGAATGTGGCATTCGGTGAAAACGTGGTAAGAATCGCCGTGGCGATCGAGCAGCTGCCCGAGGCTCAACGCGAAGCCATCCGATTGCACTACATCGAAGGCATGAAATTGAGCGAGGTGGCCGCGCAGCTGGACAAGTCCAGCGGCGCAATCGCAGGTCTGCTGCACCGAGGCATGAAGGCGTTGCGTGAACAACTCGGCGAGTCATAA
- the bioA gene encoding adenosylmethionine--8-amino-7-oxononanoate transaminase, with amino-acid sequence MTSRITDKPPQFLGNPPLTLEKTSVAAPPESQNFHWHGFTQMADFQNIVIDHAEGCWLTTTSGQRLFDGVASLWCNVHGHRHPKMDDAIRTQLDRVSHITTLGMSADITERLAERLAEVTPGDLKHVFFSSDGSSAVEAALKMALQYWHLKHSTTTPASEPSSTTSSTSTSKTRYLALSSAYHGDTTGAVSLGGIKYFHQLFAPIVFTPVRGPLPCSYRLPDGVRCDDACDFYAGKIESLLKQHHTELAAVVMEPLVQGAAGMITHPPGLLARVRELCDQCDVLLIVDEVATGFGRTGRMFACDHEGVTPDILCMGKGITGGYLPMAATIARPHVFEAFLGKSSERKQFYHGHTFGGNPLAAAAAMASLDLFRETNLTATIDAKSRFLRGCLAPLADHPHVGDVRGRGLMVGIELVADRESKTPFDSDQLIGRKVCERATELGVWIRPLGDVIVLMPPLVASDDELRFLAKTVTQAIEEVLAEIG; translated from the coding sequence ATGACTTCACGAATCACTGATAAACCACCGCAATTTCTCGGCAATCCCCCACTCACGCTCGAAAAAACCAGCGTCGCTGCCCCCCCCGAAAGCCAAAATTTTCATTGGCACGGGTTCACTCAGATGGCCGATTTCCAGAATATCGTCATCGATCACGCCGAGGGATGCTGGCTGACGACGACCTCTGGACAGCGACTTTTTGACGGTGTCGCCAGCCTGTGGTGCAACGTCCATGGCCACCGTCATCCGAAAATGGATGACGCGATCCGAACTCAGCTCGATCGTGTCAGCCATATCACCACGCTGGGCATGTCGGCCGATATCACCGAGCGGTTGGCCGAGCGATTGGCCGAAGTCACCCCCGGCGATTTGAAACACGTTTTCTTTAGCAGCGATGGGTCCTCGGCCGTCGAGGCGGCGCTAAAGATGGCGTTGCAGTATTGGCATTTGAAACACTCCACCACGACGCCCGCTTCGGAGCCATCCTCGACGACAAGCTCTACCTCGACCTCCAAAACTCGCTACTTGGCACTGTCGTCGGCCTACCATGGCGACACGACCGGGGCAGTCTCGCTGGGCGGAATCAAGTACTTTCACCAACTGTTTGCCCCGATCGTTTTCACCCCGGTTCGAGGGCCATTGCCGTGCAGCTATCGGTTGCCCGATGGCGTTCGCTGCGACGATGCTTGTGATTTTTACGCGGGCAAGATTGAATCGCTACTAAAGCAACACCACACCGAACTTGCCGCCGTCGTGATGGAACCGTTGGTCCAGGGGGCGGCGGGAATGATCACGCATCCACCTGGCTTGCTCGCTCGCGTGCGTGAGCTTTGCGATCAATGCGACGTGCTGCTGATCGTGGACGAAGTTGCCACCGGATTCGGCCGTACCGGACGCATGTTCGCGTGTGACCATGAAGGGGTCACGCCAGATATCCTGTGCATGGGCAAGGGGATCACCGGCGGGTACCTGCCGATGGCCGCGACGATCGCGCGGCCTCATGTGTTTGAGGCGTTTCTAGGAAAGTCATCCGAGCGGAAACAGTTCTACCACGGCCACACGTTCGGCGGAAACCCGCTTGCCGCCGCGGCCGCCATGGCGTCGTTGGATCTGTTCCGCGAGACGAACTTGACCGCCACCATCGACGCCAAAAGCCGATTTCTACGCGGTTGTTTGGCTCCGCTGGCCGACCATCCTCATGTCGGGGATGTGCGTGGCCGCGGTTTGATGGTCGGAATCGAATTGGTGGCCGATCGCGAAAGCAAAACCCCGTTTGACAGCGACCAACTCATCGGACGCAAGGTGTGTGAGCGTGCGACTGAACTCGGCGTCTGGATCCGTCCGCTCGGGGACGTCATCGTGCTGATGCCGCCGTTGGTCGCATCGGACGACGAACTGCGTTTTCTGGCAAAAACCGTCACCCAAGCCATCGAAGAAGTGCTCGCAGAGATCGGCTAA
- the ruvB gene encoding Holliday junction branch migration DNA helicase RuvB has protein sequence MPKEQDNSLRPRRMDEMVGQQDVIERLKIAIDAAQGRGEPLGHILFDGPPGLGKTTFATVIPAEMGTTVEMANGAGLRAPKDLLPYLTNLSAGAVLFIDEIHRIPKSVEEYLYTAMEDFRIDIILGEGVSARTLNYELRPFTLIGATTRAGMLSAPLRDRFQIREHLGWYNQSELCEIVQRNSNKLKIAIDDGSAGVIAARSRSTPRLANNRLLWVRDYAQSKANGKVDAAVTAAALDMIGIDTLGLDKQDRGYLDTLMRVFLGGPAGLEAIAHTMNVSSDTLEDEVEPFLLRTEMIVRTRRGRMATHKAWEHMKVKRPDASA, from the coding sequence ATGCCGAAAGAGCAGGACAATTCGCTGCGCCCTCGGCGGATGGACGAAATGGTCGGCCAGCAGGACGTCATCGAACGGTTGAAGATCGCAATCGACGCTGCCCAGGGCCGCGGCGAACCGCTCGGTCATATCTTGTTTGATGGCCCGCCGGGACTCGGTAAGACGACGTTCGCCACCGTGATTCCCGCCGAGATGGGGACGACGGTCGAAATGGCCAATGGTGCGGGGTTGCGAGCCCCCAAGGATCTGCTGCCCTATCTGACGAATCTCTCCGCCGGCGCTGTGCTATTCATCGATGAAATTCACCGGATTCCTAAATCGGTCGAAGAGTATTTGTACACGGCGATGGAAGATTTTCGCATCGACATCATCCTTGGCGAAGGCGTCAGCGCGCGGACGCTGAATTACGAATTGCGACCGTTCACGTTGATCGGAGCAACGACGCGGGCGGGGATGTTGAGTGCTCCGCTGAGAGACCGTTTTCAAATTCGCGAACATCTCGGTTGGTACAATCAATCGGAGTTGTGCGAGATCGTGCAACGCAATTCCAATAAGCTGAAAATCGCCATCGACGATGGTTCCGCAGGCGTGATTGCCGCGCGAAGTCGCAGCACGCCGCGGTTGGCGAACAATCGCTTGCTGTGGGTCCGCGATTACGCTCAAAGCAAAGCCAATGGGAAGGTCGATGCGGCGGTCACCGCCGCGGCGCTCGATATGATCGGGATCGATACGTTGGGGCTGGACAAGCAAGACCGCGGCTACCTCGATACGTTGATGCGGGTCTTTTTGGGAGGCCCGGCGGGACTCGAGGCGATCGCCCATACGATGAACGTCAGCAGCGACACGCTCGAAGACGAAGTCGAGCCGTTCTTGCTCCGCACCGAGATGATCGTGCGAACACGTCGTGGGCGGATGGCAACCCACAAAGCGTGGGAGCACATGAAGGTCAAGCGGCCCGACGCCAGCGCCTAA